In Staphylococcus saccharolyticus, one genomic interval encodes:
- the prli42 gene encoding stressosome-associated protein Prli42 gives MNNKVLRIIIVVMLVAVVLALLLTSLVPLMN, from the coding sequence TTGAATAATAAAGTTTTACGTATCATCATTGTTGTAATGTTAGTTGCAGTAGTATTAGCTTTACTTTTAACTAGTTTAGTTCCATTAATGAATTAA
- a CDS encoding NUDIX hydrolase codes for MRLFEKTIDRTVIYNGKIIGLEVHDVELPNGSTSKRELIYHNGAVAVCAVTPENEVLLVKQFRKPIEKPLLEIPAGKLESGEDRIKAAKRELQEETGYIASDLELITDMYGSPGFSSEKLTIYFANQLTEGEMNLDEDEFVELHKLPIKDVKSILDNKEIADAKTILALQHLLLNYNHFK; via the coding sequence ATGAGATTATTTGAAAAAACAATTGATAGAACAGTTATTTATAATGGCAAAATTATTGGTTTAGAAGTACACGATGTTGAATTACCCAATGGAAGTACATCTAAACGTGAACTTATTTACCATAATGGCGCAGTGGCTGTTTGTGCAGTTACACCTGAAAATGAAGTTCTTTTAGTGAAACAATTTAGAAAACCTATTGAAAAACCTTTGCTTGAAATTCCAGCAGGAAAACTTGAAAGTGGTGAAGACCGGATAAAGGCTGCTAAACGTGAATTACAAGAAGAAACAGGATATATCGCTTCAGACTTAGAGTTAATCACTGACATGTATGGATCTCCAGGATTTTCAAGCGAAAAGTTAACTATCTACTTTGCAAATCAGTTGACTGAAGGAGAAATGAATTTAGATGAAGACGAGTTTGTCGAACTACATAAATTACCAATTAAAGACGTTAAATCAATACTTGATAATAAAGAAATTGCAGATGCAAAAACAATACTTGCTTTACAACACCTATTATTAAATTATAATCATTTTAAATAA
- a CDS encoding AraC family transcriptional regulator: MDVTKQIQQAIVYIEDRLLEPFNLQELSDYVGLSPYHLDQSFKMIVGQSPEDYARARRMTIAANDVIHGASRLMDVAKKYHYANSNEFANDFSDFHGISPLQATTKKDELKIQERLYIKLSTTERAPYTYRLQETNDVSLVGYSRFIPTQRLSHSFNIPDFLEDLLVDGHIKELKRYNDVSPFELFVVSCPLDEGLEIFVGVPSERYPAHLESRFLPGRRYATFNLQGEIDYATNEAWYYIESSLQLTLPYERNSLYVEIYPLDISFNDPFTKIQLWLPIQQEVYDYED, translated from the coding sequence TTGGACGTTACCAAGCAAATACAACAGGCAATCGTATACATTGAAGATCGTCTATTAGAGCCGTTTAATTTGCAAGAATTAAGTGATTACGTTGGTCTTTCGCCATATCATCTAGACCAATCATTTAAAATGATTGTTGGTCAGTCTCCCGAAGATTACGCACGTGCTAGAAGAATGACTATTGCAGCAAATGATGTAATTCATGGTGCTAGTCGTTTAATGGATGTAGCAAAGAAATATCATTATGCTAATTCTAATGAGTTTGCTAATGACTTTAGTGATTTTCATGGTATCTCACCGCTTCAGGCTACGACAAAAAAAGATGAGCTAAAAATTCAAGAAAGATTGTATATTAAATTATCTACTACTGAGAGAGCTCCATATACATATAGACTTCAAGAAACAAATGATGTATCACTTGTGGGCTATTCTAGATTTATACCCACACAGCGTTTATCACATTCATTTAATATCCCTGATTTCTTAGAAGATCTACTTGTAGATGGACATATTAAAGAACTTAAACGTTACAATGATGTTAGCCCATTTGAATTATTTGTAGTAAGTTGTCCACTAGATGAAGGCTTAGAAATTTTCGTAGGTGTACCGAGCGAACGTTATCCTGCACATTTAGAAAGTAGATTTCTACCTGGTCGTCGTTATGCAACATTTAATTTACAAGGTGAAATAGACTATGCAACGAATGAAGCCTGGTATTATATTGAATCAAGTTTGCAATTAACACTGCCATATGAACGCAATAGTTTGTATGTTGAAATCTATCCGTTAGATATTTCTTTTAACGACCCGTTCACTAAAATTCAATTATGGTTGCCTATTCAACAAGAAGTTTATGATTATGAAGACTAA
- the xerD gene encoding site-specific tyrosine recombinase XerD — protein sequence MDTIIEEYLNFIQIEKGLSSNTIGAYRRDLKKYKEYLEERKISHIDFVDRQLIQECLGHLIDMGQSFKSLARFISTIRSFHQFALREKYAAKDPTVLIETPKYEKKLPDVLEVEEVIQLLETPDLNKNNGYRDRTMLELLYATGMRVSEIIHLEVEDVNIMMGFVKVFGKGSKERIVPLGDTVIEYLSIYIENVRPQLLKQTATKVLFLNLHGKPLSRQSIWKMIKQYGIKANINKTLTPHTLRHSFATHLLENGADLRAVQEMLGHSDISTTQLYTHVSKSQIRKMYNQFHPRT from the coding sequence ATGGATACGATTATAGAAGAATATTTAAACTTTATTCAAATAGAAAAAGGGTTGAGTAGTAATACTATTGGTGCTTACCGAAGAGACTTAAAAAAATATAAAGAATATTTAGAAGAGAGAAAAATATCACATATCGATTTTGTAGATAGACAATTAATTCAAGAATGTTTAGGACACCTCATTGATATGGGACAATCTTTTAAATCTCTTGCACGATTTATTTCAACAATTCGAAGTTTTCACCAATTTGCTTTGAGAGAAAAGTATGCTGCAAAAGATCCAACAGTTCTCATTGAAACGCCTAAATACGAAAAGAAATTACCTGATGTTCTAGAAGTAGAAGAAGTAATTCAATTATTAGAAACACCTGACTTGAACAAAAACAATGGCTATCGAGATCGTACGATGTTAGAACTTCTTTACGCAACAGGTATGCGTGTATCAGAAATCATCCATTTGGAAGTAGAAGATGTTAATATAATGATGGGATTCGTGAAAGTATTTGGTAAAGGGAGTAAAGAAAGAATCGTACCGCTTGGAGATACTGTTATAGAATATTTATCCATCTATATTGAAAATGTAAGACCACAATTACTAAAACAGACTGCGACAAAAGTGTTATTTCTTAATTTGCACGGCAAGCCACTGTCTCGTCAGAGTATTTGGAAAATGATTAAACAATATGGTATCAAAGCAAATATTAATAAAACTTTAACTCCTCATACATTAAGACACTCGTTTGCAACACATCTTTTAGAAAATGGTGCAGATTTACGGGCAGTACAAGAAATGTTAGGACATTCCGATATTTCTACAACACAATTATATACACATGTATCTAAATCTCAAATTAGGAAAATGTATAATCAATTTCATCCTAGAACATAA
- a CDS encoding M20/M25/M40 family metallo-hydrolase has product MINKERIIHTFLELVKINSETGHEQTIQPILKDKFENLGLQVLEDNASNQDGLGANNLICTLPSNMTDKNIPKLYFTSHMDTVVPGINIKPEVKKDDYIYSDGTTILGADDKAGLAAILETIHSIKEHQLSHGQIQFVITAGEESGLLGIKATDTNLLDADFGYAVDASKDVGTTVIGAPTQVKIYTTIKGKTAYASTPSKGISAINIASKVISRMNLGQVDALTTANIGKFHVGSATNIVADEVVLEAEARSHNEESIERQVQHMKDTFEMTASEYGGEAQVVIEKSYQGFKVNENDKVTQIAKASALALGLKGDTCIAGGGSDGSIMNQYGIPSVVLGVGYENIHTTSERVSTKDLYMLANQLLKIIELVTE; this is encoded by the coding sequence ATGATTAACAAAGAGCGGATAATACATACATTTTTAGAATTGGTAAAAATCAATTCAGAAACTGGACACGAACAAACGATTCAACCAATTTTAAAAGATAAGTTTGAAAATTTAGGGTTACAAGTTTTAGAAGATAATGCATCCAATCAAGATGGATTAGGCGCCAACAATTTGATTTGTACGTTACCAAGTAATATGACTGATAAAAATATTCCTAAACTTTATTTTACAAGTCACATGGATACTGTTGTACCAGGTATAAATATAAAACCAGAAGTAAAAAAAGATGATTATATTTATTCAGATGGTACAACCATATTAGGCGCTGATGATAAAGCTGGCTTAGCCGCTATTCTAGAAACCATTCACAGCATAAAAGAACATCAATTGTCTCATGGTCAAATTCAATTTGTCATAACTGCTGGAGAAGAATCAGGCTTGTTAGGGATAAAAGCAACTGATACAAATCTTTTAGATGCTGATTTTGGTTACGCGGTTGATGCAAGTAAAGACGTAGGAACAACAGTTATAGGCGCACCTACTCAAGTAAAGATTTATACAACAATAAAAGGTAAAACTGCTTATGCTAGCACACCTTCAAAAGGTATTAGTGCAATTAATATTGCCTCTAAAGTAATTAGTCGCATGAATTTAGGGCAAGTTGATGCACTTACTACAGCTAATATTGGTAAATTTCACGTAGGTTCTGCAACAAACATTGTAGCTGACGAAGTCGTATTAGAAGCAGAAGCAAGATCTCATAACGAAGAAAGTATCGAGCGTCAAGTACAACATATGAAAGATACGTTTGAAATGACTGCTTCAGAGTACGGTGGTGAAGCACAGGTAGTGATTGAAAAAAGCTATCAAGGATTTAAAGTTAATGAAAATGATAAAGTAACACAAATTGCAAAGGCTAGCGCATTGGCATTAGGTCTAAAAGGAGATACGTGTATTGCAGGAGGAGGCTCTGATGGTAGTATCATGAATCAATATGGCATACCTTCTGTTGTACTTGGTGTAGGTTATGAAAACATTCATACAACTTCTGAAAGAGTATCTACTAAAGATTTATACATGTTAGCCAATCAACTTCTTAAAATTATTGAGCTTGTAACTGAATAA
- the gndA gene encoding NADP-dependent phosphogluconate dehydrogenase, with protein MTQQIGVVGLAVMGKNLAWNIESRGYSVSVFNRSRQKTDEMVKESEGKQIHPTYSLEEFVESLEKPRKILLMVKAGPATDATIDGLLPLLDDDDILIDGGNTNYQDTIRRNKALAESSINFIGMGVSGGEVGALTGPSLMPGGQEAAYNKVRDILDAIAAKAKDGASCVAYIGPNGAGHYVKMVHNGIEYADMQLISESYAMMKNLLGMSHDEISQTFKDWNAGELESYLIEITGDIFTKLDDDNEALVEKILDTAGQKGTGKWTSINALELGTPLTIITESVFTRFISSIKEERINASKSLNGPIASFDGNKKEFLEKIRKALYMSKICSYAQGFAQMRKASEDHKWNLKLGELAMIWREGCIIRAQFLQKIKDAYDNNSELQNLLLDPYFKNIVTEYQDALREVVATGIKNGVPTPGFSASINYYDSYRSEDLPANLIQAQRDYFGAHTYERKDCEGIFHTQWVEE; from the coding sequence ATGACACAACAAATTGGAGTAGTGGGTTTAGCTGTAATGGGTAAAAACCTTGCTTGGAACATCGAGTCACGCGGTTATAGCGTTTCAGTTTTTAACCGCTCAAGACAAAAGACCGACGAAATGGTTAAAGAATCAGAAGGTAAACAAATTCACCCAACATACTCTTTAGAAGAATTTGTAGAATCTTTAGAGAAGCCTCGTAAGATTTTATTAATGGTTAAAGCTGGGCCTGCTACGGACGCTACAATAGATGGTTTATTACCTTTACTAGATGACGACGATATTTTAATTGATGGTGGAAATACAAACTATCAAGATACAATACGTCGAAATAAAGCTTTAGCTGAGAGCAGTATTAACTTTATTGGTATGGGAGTTTCAGGTGGAGAAGTTGGTGCTTTAACTGGTCCATCATTAATGCCTGGTGGACAAGAGGCTGCATACAACAAAGTAAGAGATATATTAGATGCCATTGCTGCAAAAGCTAAAGATGGTGCATCATGTGTGGCTTATATCGGACCTAACGGAGCTGGTCACTACGTCAAAATGGTACACAATGGTATAGAATATGCTGATATGCAACTCATTTCTGAGAGTTATGCCATGATGAAAAATTTATTAGGTATGTCACATGATGAAATTTCTCAAACATTTAAAGATTGGAATGCAGGGGAACTTGAAAGTTATTTAATTGAAATTACTGGTGATATCTTCACTAAATTAGATGATGATAACGAAGCTTTAGTCGAAAAAATCTTAGATACTGCTGGACAAAAAGGTACCGGTAAGTGGACTTCTATTAATGCATTAGAATTAGGTACCCCATTAACAATCATCACAGAATCTGTATTCACTCGTTTTATTTCTTCTATTAAAGAAGAACGTATCAATGCTTCTAAATCTTTAAATGGCCCAATAGCTTCATTTGATGGTAATAAAAAAGAATTCTTAGAAAAAATCCGTAAAGCATTATATATGAGTAAAATATGTTCATATGCACAAGGCTTTGCTCAAATGCGAAAAGCTAGTGAAGATCATAAGTGGAATCTAAAACTTGGTGAATTGGCAATGATTTGGCGTGAGGGTTGTATTATACGTGCACAATTCCTTCAAAAAATTAAAGATGCTTATGACAATAATTCGGAATTACAAAACTTATTATTAGACCCTTACTTCAAAAATATTGTCACAGAATATCAAGATGCATTACGCGAAGTAGTAGCGACAGGTATTAAAAATGGCGTGCCAACACCTGGTTTCTCAGCAAGCATTAACTATTATGATAGCTATCGTTCAGAAGATTTACCAGCCAATCTTATTCAAGCTCAACGTGATTATTTTGGTGCGCATACTTATGAACGTAAAGATTGCGAAGGTATCTTCCATACACAATGGGTTGAAGAATAA
- the zwf gene encoding glucose-6-phosphate dehydrogenase gives MSTKSKHIPCLITIFGATGDLSHRKLFPSIFHLYQQDNLDEHIAITGIGRRDYTNDEFRNQVKASIQKHVKDTYKIDGFMEHVFYHKTDVSDEESYKSLLQFSSQLDSQFGLGGNRLFYLAMAPQFFGVISVYLKSSGLTNTTGFKRLVIEKPFGSDLKSAESLNNQIRRSFKEEEIYRIDHYLGKDMVQNIEVLRFANAMFEPLWNNKYISNIQVTSSELLGVEDRGGYYESSGALKDMVQNHMLQMVALLAMEAPISLNSEDIRAEKVKVLKSLRQLKPEEVRKNFVRGQYGAGVINDKEVKSYREEDRVAEDSVTPTFVSGKLTIDNFRWAGVPFYIRTGKRVKSKTIQVVVEFKEVPMNLYYETDKLLDSNLLVINIQPNEGISLHLNAKKNIQGIDTEPVQLSYAMSAQDKMNTVDAYENLLFDCLKGDATNFTHWEELKSTWKFVDAIQEEWSMVEPCFPNYESGTNGPLESDLLLSRDGNHWWDDIQ, from the coding sequence TTGAGTACTAAAAGTAAACATATCCCTTGTTTAATTACAATATTCGGTGCCACTGGTGATTTAAGTCACAGAAAGTTATTCCCTTCTATATTCCATTTATATCAACAAGATAATTTAGATGAACATATTGCAATTACTGGCATAGGACGTCGAGATTATACGAATGATGAATTTCGTAACCAAGTAAAAGCATCAATTCAAAAACACGTTAAAGATACATATAAAATTGATGGCTTTATGGAGCATGTTTTTTATCATAAAACAGATGTCAGTGACGAAGAAAGTTACAAATCATTACTACAATTTAGTAGTCAATTAGATTCGCAATTTGGTTTAGGTGGCAATCGCCTCTTCTATTTAGCAATGGCACCTCAATTCTTTGGTGTTATTTCAGTTTATTTAAAGTCGTCAGGATTAACGAACACAACAGGTTTCAAGCGTTTGGTTATTGAAAAGCCATTCGGAAGTGACTTAAAGTCAGCTGAATCTTTAAATAATCAAATCAGACGTTCATTTAAAGAAGAAGAAATATATCGAATTGACCATTATTTAGGTAAAGATATGGTACAAAATATTGAGGTATTAAGATTTGCTAATGCAATGTTTGAACCGCTTTGGAACAATAAATATATTTCAAATATTCAAGTGACATCATCAGAACTATTAGGTGTTGAAGATCGTGGTGGATACTATGAGTCAAGCGGAGCATTGAAAGATATGGTACAAAATCATATGTTACAAATGGTTGCACTACTTGCCATGGAAGCACCTATCAGTCTAAATAGTGAAGACATCCGCGCAGAAAAAGTAAAAGTGTTAAAGTCGCTAAGACAATTAAAGCCTGAAGAAGTAAGAAAGAATTTCGTAAGAGGTCAATATGGCGCGGGTGTGATTAATGATAAAGAAGTTAAATCTTACCGTGAAGAAGACCGTGTTGCTGAAGATTCTGTAACGCCTACATTTGTATCTGGTAAACTAACGATAGATAATTTTAGATGGGCTGGCGTTCCTTTTTATATTAGAACTGGGAAACGTGTGAAATCTAAAACCATTCAGGTTGTCGTTGAATTTAAGGAAGTTCCTATGAACCTATATTATGAAACAGATAAGTTACTTGATTCTAATTTGCTTGTCATTAATATTCAACCCAATGAAGGAATTTCTCTACATTTGAACGCTAAAAAGAATATACAAGGTATTGATACTGAACCTGTACAATTATCTTATGCGATGAGTGCTCAAGATAAAATGAATACAGTAGACGCCTATGAAAATCTTTTGTTTGATTGTCTTAAAGGTGACGCAACGAACTTTACACACTGGGAAGAATTAAAATCAACATGGAAATTTGTTGATGCAATTCAAGAAGAATGGTCAATGGTTGAACCATGTTTCCCTAATTATGAATCGGGTACAAATGGCCCCCTTGAAAGTGATTTATTACTCAGTCGTGATGGCAATCATTGGTGGGATGATATTCAATAG
- a CDS encoding Fur family transcriptional regulator, whose translation MEERLNRVKQQLQQSSYKLTPQREATVRVLIENEKDHLSAEDVYLKVKDRAPEIGLATVYRTLELLAEIKVLDKINFGDGVARFDLRKEGAKHFHHHLVCMECGKVEEIEEDLLPEVENRVENEFNFKILDHRLTFHGVCSECQTKKKG comes from the coding sequence GTGGAAGAACGTTTAAATCGCGTGAAGCAACAATTACAACAATCATCATATAAGTTAACTCCACAACGAGAGGCAACAGTTAGAGTCTTAATTGAAAATGAGAAGGATCATCTTAGTGCAGAGGATGTTTACCTAAAAGTAAAAGATAGAGCACCAGAAATTGGCTTAGCTACAGTATATAGAACATTAGAATTATTAGCAGAAATTAAAGTGCTCGATAAAATTAATTTTGGAGATGGTGTGGCTCGATTCGACTTAAGAAAAGAAGGAGCTAAACATTTTCATCATCACCTTGTATGTATGGAATGTGGTAAAGTTGAAGAAATAGAAGAAGACCTTTTACCAGAAGTTGAAAACCGTGTTGAGAATGAATTTAATTTTAAAATATTAGATCATCGTTTAACTTTTCACGGTGTATGTTCAGAATGCCAAACTAAAAAGAAAGGCTAA
- the rnz gene encoding ribonuclease Z: MEVTFFGTSAGLPTKERNTQSIALNLEPFSNSVWLFDVGEGTQHQILRHSIKLGKIDHIFITHMHGDHIFGLPGLLTSRSFQGGENKPLTLIGPKGIQNFIETSLKLSESHLNYPITYIEINQQLTYHHKGFTVQAELLNHGITSYGYRIEAPTTPGTINADALKNIGLEPGPKYQEVKLQDTFEQNGFIYKSDDFKGKAKPGPIISIFGDTKPCENENVIAKDADIMIHEATYIEGEKTLANNYHHSHIDDVFKLIERANVSKSLITHISNRYNMEDVELIYNDLKSKSGIPQFYFVKDFDTYKI; encoded by the coding sequence ATGGAAGTTACATTTTTCGGTACGAGTGCAGGGTTACCGACTAAAGAAAGAAACACACAATCAATCGCTTTAAATCTAGAACCCTTTTCAAATTCAGTTTGGTTATTTGATGTAGGCGAGGGCACACAACATCAAATTTTACGTCACTCTATTAAGTTAGGAAAAATTGATCACATATTTATTACCCATATGCATGGTGATCATATTTTTGGTCTTCCTGGATTGTTGACAAGTCGTTCTTTTCAGGGTGGAGAAAACAAACCACTCACTTTAATCGGACCTAAAGGTATTCAAAATTTTATCGAAACATCCTTAAAATTATCTGAATCACATCTTAATTATCCAATTACATATATTGAAATTAACCAGCAATTAACTTATCATCATAAAGGCTTTACAGTACAAGCTGAATTACTTAATCACGGTATTACATCATATGGTTATCGAATTGAAGCACCAACCACACCTGGTACAATAAATGCTGATGCTTTAAAAAATATCGGTTTGGAACCTGGACCCAAATATCAAGAAGTAAAGCTACAAGATACATTTGAGCAAAATGGTTTTATTTATAAGTCTGATGATTTTAAAGGTAAGGCTAAACCTGGACCTATTATTAGTATATTTGGAGATACCAAACCATGTGAAAATGAAAATGTCATAGCCAAAGATGCCGATATTATGATTCATGAGGCAACTTATATAGAAGGTGAAAAGACACTTGCAAATAATTATCACCATAGTCACATTGATGATGTCTTTAAATTAATCGAACGTGCAAATGTAAGCAAGAGTCTTATTACACATATTAGTAATAGATATAACATGGAAGATGTTGAACTCATTTATAATGATTTAAAGTCAAAGTCTGGTATACCTCAGTTTTACTTTGTTAAAGACTTTGATACTTATAAGATTTAA
- the brxB gene encoding bacilliredoxin BrxB, producing MDLNFDLYTNGVVEQARNEIENAGYEQLTTADEVDKVLQQDGTSLVMINSVCGCAGGIARPAAAHALHYDKLPERLVTVFAGQDKEATQQARDYFEGYAPSSPSFALIKDGKITEMIERHQIEGHEVMDVINQLQDLFEKYCEER from the coding sequence ATGGATTTAAATTTTGATTTATATACGAACGGTGTTGTTGAACAAGCGCGTAATGAAATTGAAAATGCTGGCTACGAACAATTAACTACTGCAGACGAAGTGGATAAAGTTTTACAACAAGATGGCACTTCTCTTGTCATGATTAATTCAGTATGTGGGTGCGCTGGAGGAATCGCTCGTCCAGCAGCAGCACACGCCTTACATTATGATAAATTACCAGAACGTTTAGTTACAGTTTTCGCAGGACAGGATAAAGAGGCAACTCAACAAGCTAGAGATTACTTCGAAGGTTATGCACCATCTAGTCCATCATTTGCATTAATCAAAGATGGTAAAATTACCGAAATGATAGAGCGTCATCAAATAGAAGGTCATGAAGTTATGGATGTCATTAATCAGTTGCAAGATTTATTCGAAAAATATTGCGAAGAAAGATAA
- a CDS encoding dihydrolipoamide acetyltransferase family protein, which translates to MDIKMPKLGESVHEGTIEQWLVSVGDQVDEYEPLCEVITDKVTAEVPSTMAGTISEIIVKEGETVSINSIICKIDSQNENQPTSVKEKNNNNQNQLTKEITSKSESKPKNNGRFSPVVFRLASEHNIDLTQVHGTGFEGRVTKKDIQDAIDNPELVNHPTTNDEMIKNTNISSATTSEYTNKSSLVDISIAQQSSLPVKGVRKAIAQNMVTSVTETPHGWMMVEVDATNLVKTRNYHKASFKQNEGYNLTFFAFFVKAVAEALKANPLLNSTWQGDEIIIHKDINISIAVADNDKLYVPVIKNADEKSIKGIAREINELAHKARHGQLSQQDMQRGTFTVNNTGSFGSISSMGIINHPQAAILQVESIVKKPVVINDMIAIRSMVNLCISIDHRILDGVQTGQFMDHIKNRIEHYTVENTTIY; encoded by the coding sequence TTGGATATTAAAATGCCTAAATTAGGTGAGAGCGTACATGAAGGAACAATAGAACAATGGTTGGTATCAGTTGGTGATCAAGTTGATGAATATGAGCCACTTTGTGAAGTAATTACTGATAAAGTAACTGCAGAAGTGCCTTCTACAATGGCAGGGACAATTTCTGAAATAATTGTTAAAGAAGGAGAAACAGTAAGTATTAATTCAATTATTTGTAAGATTGATTCACAAAATGAGAATCAACCAACAAGTGTTAAAGAGAAAAATAATAACAATCAAAACCAATTAACTAAAGAAATTACTTCTAAATCAGAATCAAAACCTAAAAATAATGGACGATTCTCTCCAGTTGTCTTCAGGCTAGCTTCTGAACATAATATAGATCTAACACAAGTACATGGAACAGGTTTCGAAGGTCGTGTAACTAAGAAAGATATACAAGATGCTATTGATAACCCAGAGTTAGTTAATCATCCCACAACTAACGATGAGATGATTAAAAACACTAATATTTCATCAGCAACTACCTCAGAATACACTAACAAGTCAAGTCTTGTTGATATCTCTATAGCTCAACAAAGTTCATTACCTGTTAAAGGAGTGCGTAAAGCTATCGCACAAAACATGGTAACGAGTGTGACAGAAACCCCTCACGGCTGGATGATGGTTGAAGTCGATGCAACTAATTTAGTTAAGACAAGAAATTATCATAAAGCATCCTTTAAGCAAAACGAAGGATATAATTTAACATTTTTCGCATTCTTTGTTAAAGCTGTTGCAGAAGCCCTTAAAGCAAATCCACTTCTTAACAGCACTTGGCAAGGTGATGAAATTATTATTCATAAAGATATTAATATCTCAATAGCAGTTGCAGATAATGATAAATTATATGTACCAGTCATTAAAAATGCAGATGAAAAATCTATCAAAGGTATTGCACGTGAGATTAATGAATTAGCTCATAAAGCTAGACATGGGCAACTTAGTCAACAAGACATGCAAAGAGGTACTTTCACTGTAAACAACACTGGTTCATTCGGCTCTATATCATCTATGGGAATTATTAATCACCCTCAAGCTGCCATTTTACAAGTCGAATCCATAGTTAAAAAACCTGTTGTTATCAATGATATGATTGCAATTAGAAGTATGGTTAACTTATGTATTTCTATTGATCATCGTATTTTAGATGGTGTTCAAACTGGACAATTTATGGATCATATTAAAAATCGCATTGAACATTACACTGTTGAGAATACAACTATTTATTAA
- a CDS encoding aromatic acid exporter family protein, whose product MFKLNPYKIGFRTIKTAVAMTLGVIICKLLGLDNYASSAILVVLCIKHTKIHSVQAISSCLVSCLLILFLGSAIFNLLGQHALVLGLIVLLFIPLTVVLNVQERVITSCVILLHVFNAKAINGHLILNEIMLLAVGLGIAFAMNLMMPSLDKKLNQFKTDIEHQITDVFNVFSQACALQKEHLDIKFDALLLNIRKVKSLAFRDVKNHFIRNENSYYHYFDMREKQVELLKRVTYLLERIATHDPILKNISQLMSEISNNVNSNDYTDLRLHSLYEIRLSLDKLPLPRSHQALNSRANIIQFLNELEEYLNLKSQFGSLRLHSEI is encoded by the coding sequence ATGTTTAAGTTAAATCCTTATAAAATTGGATTTAGGACCATTAAAACTGCTGTGGCAATGACTCTTGGAGTCATTATTTGTAAACTATTAGGATTAGACAACTATGCTTCTAGTGCAATATTAGTCGTGTTATGTATTAAACATACTAAGATACATTCAGTTCAGGCTATTAGCTCTTGTTTGGTTTCATGTTTGCTTATTCTATTTTTAGGTTCAGCTATATTTAATTTATTAGGTCAACATGCCTTAGTTTTAGGTTTAATTGTTCTGTTATTCATACCGTTAACTGTAGTTTTAAACGTACAAGAAAGAGTTATTACTAGTTGTGTTATCTTACTTCACGTTTTTAATGCTAAAGCAATTAATGGTCATCTTATTTTAAATGAAATTATGTTGTTAGCAGTTGGCTTAGGGATTGCTTTTGCCATGAATTTGATGATGCCAAGCTTAGATAAAAAGTTAAATCAATTTAAAACTGATATTGAACATCAAATTACGGACGTTTTTAATGTTTTTAGTCAAGCTTGTGCGCTTCAAAAAGAGCACTTAGATATCAAATTTGACGCTTTATTACTGAATATTAGAAAAGTAAAATCATTAGCTTTTAGAGATGTAAAAAACCATTTTATTAGAAACGAAAATTCATACTATCATTATTTTGATATGAGAGAAAAACAAGTTGAATTGCTTAAAAGAGTGACCTATCTTCTCGAAAGGATTGCCACTCATGATCCAATTCTTAAGAACATTTCGCAATTAATGTCAGAGATAAGTAACAATGTTAATAGTAATGATTACACCGATTTGAGACTTCATTCACTCTATGAAATTCGTTTATCTCTTGATAAGTTACCTTTACCAAGATCACATCAAGCGTTAAATTCTCGTGCAAATATCATTCAGTTTTTAAATGAATTAGAAGAATATTTAAATCTTAAATCTCAATTTGGTTCTTTAAGATTGCATAGTGAAATATAA